The window tatagtttcatgttcataataaaaatcattttctcataataacaactttaaaatcaaagtttatcatagtttttaattaactaacccaaaacagcccgcggtgttactacgacggcgtaaatccggttttacggtgtttttcgtgtttccaggttttaaatcattaagttagcatatcatatagatatagaacatgtgtttagttgattttaaaagtcaagttagaaggattaacttttgtttgcgaacaagtttagaattaactaaactatgttctagtgattacaagtttaaaccttcgaataagatagctttatatgtatgaattgaatgatgttatgaacatcattactaccttaagttccttggataaacctactggaaaagagaaaaatggatctagcttcaatggatccttggatggctcgaagttcttgaagcagaatcatgacacgaaaacaagttcaagtaagatcatcacttgaaataagattgttatagttatagaaattgaaccaaagtttgaatatgattattaccttgtattagaatgataacctactgtaagaaacaaagatttcttgaggttggatgatcaccttacaagattggaagtgagctagcaaacttgaaagtattcttgattttatgaaactagaacttttggaatttatgaagaacacttagaacttgaagatagaacttgagagagatcaattagatgaagaaaattgaagaatgaaagtgtttgtaggtgtttttggtcgttggtgtatggattagatataaaggatatgtaattttgttttcatgtaaataagtcatgaatgattactcatatttttgtaattttatgagatatttcatgctagttgccaaatgatggttcccacatgtgttaggtgactcacatgggctgctaagagctgatcattggagtgtatataccaatagtacatacatctaaaagctgtgtattgtacgagtacgaatacgggtgcatacgagtagaattgttgatgaaactgaacaaggatgtaattgtaagcatttttgttaagtagaagtattttgataagtgtattgaagtctttcaaaagtgtataaatacatattaaaacactacatgtatatacattttaactgagtcgttaagtcatcgttagtcgttacatgtaagtgttgttttgaaacctttaggttaacgatcttgttaaatgttgttaacccaatgtttataatatcaaatgagattttaaattattatattatcatgatattatcatgtatgaatatctcttaatatgatatatatacattaaatgtctttacaacgataatcgttacatatatgtctcgtttaaaaatcattaagttagtagtcttgtttttacatatgtagttcattgttaatatacttaatgatatgtttacttatcatagtatcatgttaactatatatatatccatatatatgtaatcatatagtttttacaagttttaacgttcgtgaatcaccggtcaacttgggtggtcaattgtctatatgaaacatatttcaattaatcaagtcttaacaagtttgattgcttaacatgttggaaacatttaatcatgtaaatatcaatctcaattaatatatataaacatggaaaagttcgggtcactacaattgtcaCCATCTAGAACCTGTAACTGACGACCAAGTCTTGCACCAGAAGAAAGCTTGAAATTTGGGAAACAACTCTCAAGTTTTACTAAAAGTGACTCCAGGAAGACATAAGGGTCCTGGTCATGTAACGAGAATAACAACTCAAACGCATAATTAACATCTCCAGTGTGAATACTCCTCAAGCATATGGCAAAACAGCAGCAGCAGGGGCTAGATGAGGTGGCGGCAGGGAGCAACGCATGTAGCCTCCctttaacaatattactaatatttcTTGAAAAGTATGGTTTACCAGCTACACGTGCCTTCAAAGTGAGCCCCCCTGCCCCGTCTCCTATTTTAACACAAGCATCATAATAATCCTTAAAACCAGCAGCACAATAACCGTCCAATTTCACCGCACGCTTGTTATTCTTGGCGTAAGGGTAAGGGTAGCTCCAAACTTGACAAAGAGTTAGACCGTGAGATTCAGTCAGGAACGATAGTGCTTCTTGAATTTCACCTACTGCACGATTGAAGGAATTCCCAAAGCTAACCTGTTATTATTAAATAAGTCATGGAGACAAATTATTATTGACTGTCGAATCAAATGCCAAATAACaacaaacaaaataataataagatGAAAACACTTACTTTAATCAATCTCTGCAATAGACGGCCCTCACAAtcttcttgtttttcttgttttctCGATGCTAAGATGTTGAAACTTTCTGTAGGGTTGTCAACATCCATAACCAGTAACTGTCGACCAAGTTGTAAGCCAGAAGAAAACTCGAAACCTGGCAAACAACTCTCCAGTTTTAAAAACAGAGACTCCAAGAACACACAagggttgttgttgttgtcgttgttgttgttgttatcgttgttgttgttgttgttgtatttattTGATGAGAAGTAGAACTCAAACGCATAATCATACTCTCCAGTTTCAATATTCCTCAAGCATATGCCAACACAACAGCCAGATTCAGAAGTGGTGGGTGGAAGCAATGTTTGTAGCTCCCCTTTAGCAATATTTCTGGACAAGTATGCTTTGTAAGTTCCAAGTGCCTTCTCAGCAACTCCACCCAACCCGTCTTCTATATTAGCACAAGCTTCATAATAAGCCTTAAAATCAGGTTTGTAATAACCCCCGTATTTGATCACAGACTTCTCGTTCTCATTTTTAACAGTGTGAAGTATCCAAACTTGACAAAAAGTTAGGCCATGAGATTTTCTAACAACTGGCATTGCCTTTGTAATAACATCAACCCATTTTCGTCTAATGTCATCCACAACCTTACGCTGTTATTCAAACAAAGGAACTTTATTAGCTCAAAAAATGATTTTGGATGTTTTTCCTGTTTCACACCACAAACAAACACAGTTTTCAATTGGAAGCTAATGTTTTTGATGTTTCCCCAAATACCCTAACCTagcaatattactattattattatcattatacaaTCTACAATCTACAATATTCGTCATCATACTTTATATTCCTTAACACTTGTGTTATATGAGAATTATTAATCCCAGCATGAATCCACGATCCCTGTCCATCAAGTCCGAATGCGCAGAGAAACCCTAATTATTTTTTCTTTTCTACGGAGTATTTGCCATCACTTCTTCTCTTGAAAACGAATGTGGTGTTTTGATTGGTTGCAAAGTTTAAGTTTTGGCCCAATAGGGCCCATTGATCTAACCACTCGGTAAAAATTATGTTACATTCGGTACGCATGTGTTGTTTACTTGTTTGAAGTCGTCATTAATTGATTTTACTTACTTAAAGCACTCGGAGTCGATGCTTATTTTCAACGATGGAAGAATATAACGGCGGGAACAGCGGATGTGCCGACTTCCCGTTAAATGATTTTGGTCCATTGCCGCGGTTAAAATTGATTTTctttttattaatttatattaactcATATATATGCACCTCAATTTATCTCATTTTTTCCCAACTCTTTTACACTATTTCTTTAAAATTTTATAGTTCAATTTCATCTTATTCTTAATAAAAAAATGTCTAACAACCAAGGTAATTTCAACTAGGaaaaattgtttgaaaatgcatcgaactttcactaaattcctattgtatgcgttcaactttcagatctcctattgtatgcattaaaCTATGTAAATTGTTCTATTGTAT of the Rutidosis leptorrhynchoides isolate AG116_Rl617_1_P2 chromosome 5, CSIRO_AGI_Rlap_v1, whole genome shotgun sequence genome contains:
- the LOC139848520 gene encoding uncharacterized protein — encoded protein: MRTECNIIFTEWLDQWALLGQNLNFATNQNTTFVFKRRSDGKYSRKVVDDIRRKWVDVITKAMPVVRKSHGLTFCQVWILHTVKNENEKSVIKYGGYYKPDFKAYYEACANIEDGLGGVAEKALGTYKAYLSRNIAKGELQTLLPPTTSESGCCVGICLRNIETGEYDYAFEFYFSSNKYNNNNNNDNNNNNDNNNNPCVFLESLFLKLESCLPGFEFSSGLQLGRQLLVMDVDNPTESFNILASRKQEKQEDCEGRLLQRLIKVSFGNSFNRAVGEIQEALSFLTESHGLTLCQVWSYPYPYAKNNKRAVKLDGYCAAGFKDYYDACVKIGDGAGGLTLKARVAGKPYFSRNISNIVKGRLHALLPAATSSSPCCCCFAICLRSIHTGDVNYAFELLFSLHDQDPYVFLESLLVKLESCFPNFKLSSGARLGRQLQVLDGDNCSDPNFSMFIYIN